The Tenebrio molitor chromosome 2, icTenMoli1.1, whole genome shotgun sequence DNA segment GCCTGGATTGATGGAAACAACGGGTTTGGGTCAGTAGTGGGCTCATTCTGCATGGATTTAGCTATAGAGAAAGCACAAAAAGTAGGAATAGGTTTAGTGGTGTGCAAAGGTTCTAATCATTTCGGAATCGGGTCAATGTACACTGCGCAAGCTTTGAAGAAGAACTTGATAGGAATTTGCTTTACTAACACGTCGCCTTTGGTGGCGCCGCCTAGGACCAGAAGCGTAATCTTTTCGAAGGATTTGAAATGGTTGATGATGTCAAAGTGTTGCAGACGGTCATCGGAACAAATTCGATATCAATGGCTGCTCCTGGTATGAATGCAGACAGCTTCAACTTGGACATGGCCACTTCTGCAGTTTCTcgaggaacaattgaaatgcAGCAAAAGAAACATTTGATTATACCATCGGCATGGGCTGATTCTGGGTCGGGGGCTTTGTGTCCTTTAGGTGGAACCGAAACCAACTCTTCTTACAAAGGATACGGTCTGGCGGTATTGGTCGAAGTGTTGTGCGGAATACTTTCAGGTGCGACCCTATAGGTATTCTTGAAGAttgtatttttgcaaaatgaaCTCTACAGGTGGGGCTTATGGCTCTAACATACGTATGCTTGGTAGTTTTGACAAGTTGGCAGATCTTGGACATTGCTTTATAGCCATAGACCCAAAAGGCTTCGCCACAGGATTCGAAGGCCGATTAAGTGATCTCATGGAAACTCTCAGACGAACGCAACCAGTATCAATATGGAAAAATTATAATGCTAACACGATTAAGTTATTCATTTTAGATAGACCCCAAGAACCCCGTTTTGATAGCAGGTGATCGTGAAAAACTCCACATGAAGAGTGTGGATCAGGCTGGGGGTGTTACCTATACTCGGGACCAATTGGAAGCTTCTGCAAAGATCGCCAAGAATTTAAGAGTTAAACCATTGCAACCAAAATGaataaacataataaaaaacgaTGAACAGATTAGATTGTgatgaattttatttgttttatttccaaaCAGTCATACTTGGTCTAGAGATtagatttttgacatttgtaaacGTCATCGAAGTCGGTTTAGCTGTTACATATGGAAAATTTGACAGGCTGTagcaaattccaaaaatttcgTTTTACTGGTAATGTTTTGTACTCTATTTAGCATATATGTGGACATCTTGGTGGCGAACCAAACATCGTATTTTTGACGTCGTCAAATACTTTGTCAGAAACTCAGGAACTGGTGAGTTAGAGACTAATCACAATTTCGTAATTAATCGTGATTAGTTGAGGACACTCCTATTGTCTCTCTGGCGGAATGTCGTCGTTTCGTTATCGACTGCATGATGGCTGTGGGAACGCCAAAACACAATGCTGAAAGACTGGCAGACAATATGGTCGAAGCTGATTACAGAGGTCTCCACGGTCACGGAATCAACCGTATAGGTATCGCTATTCCTGGTGCAAAAGCACACCTCTGAGCGTCTTCTTCCAGAAATGTTTTTGTCTGAAGTGCAGCATGGCTCCTGTGACGCTGCAGCCTCGCCAGAAGTGTTAAACGAAAGCGCTGCAACAGCTTGGGTTGAAGGAAACAACGGATTAGGTCCAGTAGTGGGCTCGTTTTGCATGAATTTAGCAATAGACAAAGCCAAAAATCTAGGAGTAGGCCTAGTCGCGTGCAAGGGTTCCAATCACTTTGGAATCGGAACAACGTACGTCATCCAAGCGTTGAAGAAGGACTTGGTGGGACTTTGTTTTTCCAACACTTCGCCAGTAGTAGCCCCGACTAGGGCCAGATGCGTAATGTTTACAAAGAGATCGAGGTGGTTGATGATGTCGCGGTGTTGCAGCCTGCCATTGGGACAAATCCATTGTCGGTGGCTGCTCCTGGTATGGCCGAGGACAACTTTGTTCTGGACATGGCTACTTCGGTAGTCTCTCGAGGGAAGATAGAGATGCGGAGAAAAATGAATGTGCCGGTACCATTGGGATGGGCTGATCCCCTGACAGGTGCTTTACGTCCTTTAGGCAGCACTGAAGAGAACTCTTCTTACAAAGGATATGGTCTGGCGATATGCATTGAGATATTGTGCGGAATCCTTGCAGGTGATTTTTGAAACATCGTATCCAAAGGAATAGAGCAAGTTTGGTTCTAGGTGGCCATTATGGTCCCTACATACATCCCGTTTTTACCACAGAGACAGAAGCGAATCTCGCCCAGTGTTTTGTTGCTATTGATCCATGCTTCTTTGCTCCTGGATTTCAAGAACGCCTGACAGATCTGACGACAATTCTCAGGAACTTGGAACCAGTACTACACTCGTTTGacttaatttttgtttccatTTACAAAAGATAACtcttaatttattgttatattTTAGACCAAATACCAGGTTTtcacatatatttttttttattatagagCGACCCTAGGAAACCTGTGCAGGTGGCTGGTGATACTCAAAGAGTTCACATGAAAATGATAGAAGAAAACGGGGGCATCAAGTACAGTGCGGAGCAGCTCAAATCCTGTGAGAATCTAGCCAAATCTTTGGATGTTAAACCCCTTCGaccaataaaacaataaacaaacacTGTCTTTTTCctatttgttaaatttgtcTCTGATAAACGCAAAATTCTTAGcaactgaaattttgacagctaatcaaaatatattcattaaaaatgtcattggcTGGAATATCC contains these protein-coding regions:
- the LOC138124906 gene encoding uncharacterized oxidoreductase YjmC-like — protein: MSRAPTRSSACVIPLPEIRRFVVDCMMAVGTPKNNAEKLAENIVEADYRGFYGHGLNRLAIFVGEVQHSVCNVVGFPKVLKETPATAWIDGNNGFGSVVGSFCMDLAIEKAQKVGIGLVVCKGSNHFGIGSMYTAQALKKNLIGICFTNTSPLVAPPRTRSTVIGTNSISMAAPGMNADSFNLDMATSAVSRGTIEMQQKKHLIIPSAWADSGSGALCPLGGTETNSSYKGYGLAVLVEVLCGILSGGAYGSNIRMLGSFDKLADLGHCFIAIDPKGFATGFEGRLSDLMETLRRTQPIDPKNPVLIAGDREKLHMKSVDQAGGVTYTRDQLEASAKIAKNLRVKPLQPK
- the LOC138124902 gene encoding uncharacterized oxidoreductase YjmC-like, which encodes MWTSWWRTKHRIFDVVKYFVRNSGTVEDTPIVSLAECRRFVIDCMMAVGTPKHNAERLADNMVEADYRGLHGHGINRIEMFLSEVQHGSCDAAASPEVLNESAATAWVEGNNGLGPVVGSFCMNLAIDKAKNLGVGLVACKGSNHFGIGTTYVIQALKKDLVGLCFSNTSPVVAPTRARCPAIGTNPLSVAAPGMAEDNFVLDMATSVVSRGKIEMRRKMNVPVPLGWADPLTGALRPLGSTEENSSYKGYGLAICIEILCGILAGGHYGPYIHPVFTTETEANLAQCFVAIDPCFFAPGFQERLTDLTTILRNLEPSDPRKPVQVAGDTQRVHMKMIEENGGIKYSAEQLKSCENLAKSLDVKPLRPIKQ